The following proteins are co-located in the Paenibacillus sp. JNUCC32 genome:
- the sigK gene encoding RNA polymerase sporulation sigma factor SigK codes for MPGLFTAIALFIKELTLLVSYVKNNAFPQPLTEEEEAKHLQRMAEGDPQSRNKLIEHNLRLVAHIVKKFDNTGEDLEDLISIGTIGLIKAIESFRPNKGTKLATFAARCIENEILMHLRSLKKTRKDVSLHDPIGTDKEGNEITLIDILGTEADDIVDAVQLKIEKSKIYRNLDILDDREKEVVIGRFGLEAGGEERTQREIAKELGISRSYVSRIEKRALMKLYHEFYKQKR; via the coding sequence GTGCCTGGATTGTTTACCGCAATTGCTTTGTTCATTAAAGAGTTGACCCTGCTCGTTTCGTATGTGAAAAACAACGCGTTTCCCCAGCCTCTGACCGAGGAGGAGGAAGCTAAACATCTGCAGCGAATGGCCGAAGGCGATCCTCAGTCGCGGAATAAACTGATTGAGCATAATCTTCGGCTGGTCGCGCACATCGTCAAAAAGTTCGATAACACCGGCGAGGATCTGGAAGATCTCATATCCATCGGCACCATCGGTCTGATCAAAGCCATTGAAAGCTTTCGGCCCAACAAGGGGACGAAGCTGGCGACGTTTGCTGCCCGTTGTATAGAAAACGAAATATTGATGCACTTGCGTTCGCTTAAGAAAACGCGCAAGGACGTATCCCTGCATGATCCGATCGGAACGGACAAAGAGGGGAATGAGATTACTCTTATCGATATCCTCGGGACGGAAGCGGATGACATTGTGGATGCAGTGCAGCTGAAAATCGAAAAGAGCAAAATTTATCGAAATCTGGACATATTGGACGACCGGGAGAAGGAAGTTGTCATAGGACGGTTTGGATTGGAAGCCGGGGGAGAAGAACGGACGCAGCGGGAAATCGCCAAGGAACTGGGAATTTCGCGCAGCTACGTGTCGCGCATTGAGAAGCGGGCGCTGATGAAGCTGTATCATGAGTTTTATAAGCAGAAACGATAA
- a CDS encoding glycoside hydrolase family 125 protein gives MFTLDYFAVLHDLHRTISEGTPDDPKLGHMFRSMLDNTLGSTIRRQPDGTTFVITGDIPAMWLRDSAAQIRPFLVPAGQDPRLADLIEGLVRRQSAFILLDPYANAFNDSPSGQGHQNDRTAMNPWLWERKYEVDSLCYPLQLAYLLWKETGRTSHLDHTFHSAAKAILALWRTEQHHESKSPYYFERFDCPPSDTLPRGGKGTEVAYTGMTWSGFRPSDDACAYGYLIPSNMFAVVVLGYLAEICRDVLRDPQMAAEAAKLADEIRHGIEMYGVLDHPEYGRIYAYETDGMGNHLLMDDANVPSLLSIPYLGYASTDDPVYQNTRRFVLSQANPYYYQGTAASGIGSPHTPARYIWPIGLAIQGLTTTDQEEKLRLLRLMADTDAGTGMMHEGFLVDDPARYTRPWFSWANMMFCELIMDYNGIRVKANERLGGHRDHHGNQ, from the coding sequence ATGTTTACGTTGGACTATTTTGCTGTTTTGCACGATTTGCACCGCACGATATCCGAAGGCACCCCGGATGATCCGAAACTTGGGCATATGTTCAGGAGCATGCTGGACAACACGCTGGGATCGACCATCCGAAGACAGCCAGACGGCACCACCTTTGTCATTACCGGCGATATTCCGGCCATGTGGCTGAGGGATTCGGCGGCGCAAATCCGGCCGTTCCTCGTTCCGGCAGGCCAAGACCCCAGACTGGCCGATCTGATCGAAGGGCTCGTACGGAGGCAGTCGGCATTCATCCTGCTGGATCCTTACGCCAACGCGTTTAACGATTCGCCTTCCGGTCAAGGCCATCAGAACGATCGCACCGCCATGAACCCCTGGCTTTGGGAGCGCAAATATGAGGTCGATTCATTGTGTTACCCCCTCCAACTTGCTTACCTGTTGTGGAAAGAAACCGGCAGAACCTCTCACCTCGATCACACATTCCATTCAGCTGCCAAGGCGATTCTGGCCCTTTGGCGAACCGAACAGCATCATGAATCGAAATCGCCGTATTATTTCGAACGCTTTGATTGTCCTCCAAGCGACACGCTGCCCCGCGGCGGCAAAGGCACGGAAGTGGCTTATACGGGAATGACCTGGTCCGGCTTCCGTCCGAGCGACGACGCCTGCGCCTATGGATACCTGATTCCGTCGAATATGTTCGCCGTCGTCGTGCTCGGTTATCTGGCGGAAATTTGCCGAGACGTCCTTCGCGATCCCCAGATGGCGGCGGAAGCGGCGAAACTGGCGGATGAAATCCGGCATGGCATCGAAATGTACGGCGTACTCGACCATCCCGAATACGGCAGAATTTACGCTTATGAGACGGACGGAATGGGAAACCACCTGCTTATGGATGACGCCAACGTCCCCAGCCTGCTGTCCATCCCCTATTTGGGTTATGCAAGCACCGATGACCCGGTCTATCAAAATACCCGCCGGTTCGTGCTGAGCCAGGCCAATCCGTATTATTACCAAGGCACTGCCGCCTCCGGCATCGGGAGCCCCCATACGCCGGCTCGTTATATATGGCCGATCGGGCTGGCCATTCAGGGCTTGACGACCACCGATCAAGAGGAGAAGCTTCGGCTGCTTCGGTTAATGGCGGATACCGATGCTGGCACCGGCATGATGCATGAGGGATTTCTGGTCGACGACCCTGCCCGTTATACCCGCCCATGGTTTTCTTGGGCAAATATGATGTTCTGCGAGCTGATCATGGACTATAACGGCATTCGGGTCAAAGCGAATGAACGCCTAGGAGGTCATCGGGATCATCATGGGAACCAATAG
- a CDS encoding carbohydrate ABC transporter permease: MGTNRKLRGWVIGYLFILPSIIGFSVFVGYPLLSSMYYALTEWSGYDTPRFIGFENFRYLFTEDPAFWPSIRATFYFVILSVPLSLVLGLLLAMMLNKNLTGIKWFRTIFYLPVVVPSIATLTLWQFIYEPQYGLANSLLREFGLPPGTWLTSETTALPSIVLIGLWQVGSSVIIFLSGLQSVPQDMYEAAEVDGASRWRMSINITLPMITPILFLQLILGIIGAFQAFNQVQVLTGGGPNFSTSLLNYKIYTDAFNGRMFGYAIAEVWVLFVIIMIFTVISYRYSNRFVYYESDK, from the coding sequence ATGGGAACCAATAGAAAGCTACGCGGCTGGGTCATCGGCTATCTGTTCATTTTGCCGTCCATTATCGGCTTTAGTGTTTTTGTCGGATATCCCCTGCTTTCGTCCATGTATTATGCCTTGACGGAATGGAGCGGGTACGACACCCCCCGTTTTATCGGCTTCGAGAACTTTAGATACCTGTTCACGGAGGATCCGGCTTTCTGGCCATCGATCCGCGCGACGTTTTATTTCGTGATCCTGAGTGTTCCGTTATCGCTGGTCCTAGGTTTGTTGTTGGCGATGATGCTGAACAAAAACCTGACCGGCATCAAATGGTTCCGTACCATCTTTTATCTTCCGGTGGTCGTTCCCTCCATCGCTACGCTCACGTTGTGGCAGTTCATATATGAGCCGCAATACGGGCTGGCGAATTCGCTGCTAAGGGAGTTCGGGCTGCCGCCGGGCACATGGCTGACGAGCGAAACGACAGCGCTTCCATCCATCGTGTTGATCGGTTTATGGCAGGTCGGTTCCAGCGTCATCATCTTTCTGAGCGGGCTGCAGTCGGTTCCGCAGGACATGTATGAAGCCGCCGAAGTCGACGGCGCCTCCAGATGGCGAATGTCGATCAACATTACGCTTCCGATGATCACGCCCATCCTGTTTCTGCAGCTTATACTCGGCATCATCGGCGCATTCCAGGCGTTTAACCAGGTTCAGGTGCTGACCGGAGGCGGGCCGAATTTTTCCACTTCCCTGCTGAATTACAAGATCTATACCGATGCCTTCAACGGAAGAATGTTTGGATATGCCATCGCGGAGGTATGGGTTCTGTTCGTTATCATCATGATTTTTACCGTTATTTCATACCGGTACTCCAACCGGTTCGTTTATTACGAAAGCGACAAATAA
- a CDS encoding carbohydrate ABC transporter permease: MQAEVRPELRGNLNPADIRVKRRARFNWIDAFRFMVLAIGAIAMLFPLFWMVTIALKSNNDVFKIPPEWFPREFHWSNFVTGTKEINFWQTFGNSLFIAITCTIGQIISSVLVGYGLARLKFPGRKLWFSLFIGSLMLPGFVGMIPMFNLYTSIGWYDSWLPIIVPAFFGNATFSFLFVQYLRTISVSFDEAAKIDGASDLYVLLKVLVPMSMPVIMTMVIFAFQGAWNQYLEPLLYIIDPSKWTLSLAMATYTGTYATAWNLFMAADLIYILPMLLLFFFGQKFFMQGLGSMNSAGLK; this comes from the coding sequence ATGCAAGCGGAAGTACGGCCGGAACTAAGAGGAAACCTGAATCCAGCGGACATTCGCGTGAAGCGGAGAGCAAGGTTCAATTGGATTGACGCCTTTCGATTTATGGTCTTGGCCATCGGCGCCATAGCGATGCTGTTCCCTCTCTTCTGGATGGTCACCATTGCGCTGAAGAGCAACAATGACGTGTTCAAAATTCCGCCCGAATGGTTTCCGCGGGAATTTCATTGGTCCAATTTCGTGACCGGAACGAAGGAAATCAACTTTTGGCAAACATTCGGGAACTCCCTGTTCATTGCCATCACCTGCACGATCGGGCAGATTATCAGCTCGGTGCTGGTCGGGTACGGGCTCGCACGGCTGAAGTTCCCGGGCCGGAAGCTGTGGTTCTCGCTATTTATAGGAAGCCTCATGCTTCCCGGATTCGTAGGCATGATTCCCATGTTTAATCTGTACACCAGCATCGGATGGTACGATTCGTGGCTGCCCATCATCGTGCCCGCTTTTTTTGGAAACGCCACGTTCTCCTTCCTGTTCGTCCAGTATTTAAGAACGATTTCCGTTTCGTTTGACGAGGCGGCCAAAATCGACGGGGCTTCGGACCTGTATGTGCTGCTTAAGGTATTGGTGCCCATGTCGATGCCGGTGATCATGACCATGGTGATCTTTGCGTTCCAAGGCGCATGGAATCAATATTTGGAACCCCTGCTCTATATTATCGACCCGAGCAAATGGACGCTGTCTCTGGCAATGGCTACCTATACGGGCACCTATGCGACAGCCTGGAATTTGTTCATGGCCGCGGATCTGATTTATATCCTGCCGATGCTGCTGCTCTTTTTCTTTGGCCAGAAATTTTTTATGCAGGGGCTCGGCTCCATGAATTCCGCAGGCTTGAAGTAA
- a CDS encoding ABC transporter substrate-binding protein, producing MRQGAKGWASAIIALLFFSSLLAACGGNGGGGSGSADSGNAPSGQDNAGSGKPVEVTMITWESGAMNEKIMASMKKFEEENPDIKVKLIPTPLDNYGVKINGMITAKKAPDIFMTGNDMLLDNAGKGLLYDWTELATQDKAFMEGFYEGVVDSWYYDGKLVGLPGLLNTYGIFYNKKSFQEAGLPEPKIGWTYDEFFAAMEKLSSNQGGVQQFGYYAPLDPFHVSLYSVSAGGAPFADAIINPTKVEISDQFREGVEKYKSAIANGYMNPPTFDLTNAMSSFKQGKVPMTLQGQWVADDLIRTAPKELEWGYAPMPVVNSQTEIYDAVGWSSPATLKNPEAVWKVLKYLNSKMYEEVLPSTPVAPAAYQASSAAYYDALKAAGHPEVGEGLDHILKSPNTQPVRFLSTWAGKAYPFIEASWKNILMGKAPITELDVMAEKINNVITTGK from the coding sequence ATGAGACAGGGTGCAAAAGGGTGGGCCAGCGCTATCATCGCTTTATTGTTCTTCTCAAGTCTGCTGGCCGCTTGCGGCGGGAACGGCGGCGGAGGCTCCGGTTCGGCGGACTCCGGGAACGCGCCGTCCGGACAAGATAACGCGGGATCCGGCAAACCCGTCGAAGTCACGATGATTACTTGGGAGTCGGGGGCCATGAACGAAAAAATCATGGCATCCATGAAAAAATTCGAAGAGGAAAACCCCGACATCAAAGTAAAACTCATCCCTACGCCATTGGATAATTACGGCGTCAAGATCAACGGGATGATCACGGCCAAGAAAGCGCCGGACATCTTCATGACCGGCAACGACATGCTGCTCGATAATGCCGGCAAGGGACTACTCTACGACTGGACGGAGCTTGCCACCCAGGACAAAGCGTTCATGGAGGGCTTTTACGAAGGCGTGGTGGACAGCTGGTACTATGATGGCAAGCTCGTTGGCTTACCGGGTCTCTTGAACACGTACGGCATTTTTTACAATAAAAAGTCCTTCCAGGAGGCAGGCCTTCCGGAACCGAAAATCGGCTGGACCTATGACGAATTCTTTGCGGCGATGGAGAAGCTTTCGAGCAATCAAGGCGGCGTGCAGCAATTCGGTTATTATGCCCCCCTTGATCCCTTCCACGTCTCACTCTATTCGGTTTCCGCGGGCGGTGCTCCCTTCGCCGACGCCATCATCAACCCGACGAAGGTGGAAATCAGCGACCAATTCCGGGAAGGCGTCGAAAAGTACAAGTCCGCGATTGCAAACGGCTACATGAATCCCCCTACCTTTGATTTAACGAATGCCATGAGCTCGTTCAAACAAGGCAAAGTTCCGATGACCCTGCAAGGACAGTGGGTAGCGGACGATCTGATCCGCACGGCTCCCAAGGAATTGGAATGGGGCTACGCGCCGATGCCGGTGGTGAACAGCCAGACCGAGATTTACGACGCCGTAGGCTGGTCCAGCCCGGCAACGCTCAAAAATCCCGAGGCGGTATGGAAAGTGCTCAAGTACCTGAATTCCAAAATGTATGAAGAGGTCCTCCCATCGACCCCGGTCGCTCCTGCAGCCTACCAGGCTTCTTCCGCAGCTTATTACGATGCGCTGAAAGCGGCGGGCCATCCCGAAGTAGGCGAAGGCCTCGATCATATTCTGAAATCCCCGAATACGCAGCCGGTTCGTTTCCTGTCGACGTGGGCGGGCAAAGCGTACCCGTTCATCGAAGCATCATGGAAAAACATACTGATGGGCAAAGCCCCGATCACCGAACTGGATGTGATGGCTGAAAAAATCAATAACGTGATCACTACCGGCAAATAA